The following proteins are co-located in the Castanea sativa cultivar Marrone di Chiusa Pesio chromosome 8, ASM4071231v1 genome:
- the LOC142608114 gene encoding CDP-diacylglycerol--serine O-phosphatidyltransferase 1 isoform X1 has translation MEPNGQRRVRKKDHLAEANGNGSLTSVGEELDPWTAWAYRPRTVSLLLIGACFLIWASGALDPDSGASGDVVTSVKRGVWAMIAVFLAYCLLQAPSTILIRPHPAIWRLVHGMAVVYLVALTFLLFQKRDDARQFMKFLHPDLGIELPERSYGADCRIYVPGNPTNRFKNVYETLFDEFVLAHIIGWWGKAILIRNQPLLWVLSIGFEMMEFTFRHMLPNFNECWWDSIILDILICNWFGIWAGMNTVRHFDGKTYKWVGLSRQPNIFEKVKRTFLQFTPAQWDKDEWHPLLGPWRFFQVLTLCIIFLTVELNTFFLKFCLWVPPRNPVIVYRLILWWLIAIPTIREYNSYLQDRSKVKKVGAFCWLSLAICIVELLICIKFGHGLYPKPMPFWLVMFWSSVGGALLIFLIFWSWQLHQSLGRKRR, from the exons ATGGAGCCTAATGGGCAGAGGAGAGTGAGAAAAAAGGACCATCTTGCAGAAGCAAATGGTAATGGCAGTCTAACGAGTGTTGGTGAAGAACTTGATCCATGGACTGCATGGGCATACAGGCCTCGTACCGTTTCCTTGCTACTTATTGGTGCCTGTTTTCTTAT CTGGGCAAGTGGAGCCCTTGATCCTGATAGTGGTGCCTCTGGTGATGTTGTTACATCTGTTAAAag GGGTGTATGGGCTATGATTGCAGTTTTTCTTGCCTATTGCTTGCTGCAAGCCCCATCTAC GATTCTTATTCGGCCACATCCTGCAATTTGGCGCCTAGTACATGGAATGGCTGTGGTGTACCTTGTTGCACTcacttttttgctttttcag AAGCGTGATGATGCTCGGCAATTTATGAAGTTTCTCCATCCTGATCTTGGCATTG AACTTCCAGAAAGATCATACGGTGCTGATTGCCGCATATATGTACCTGGGAATCCCACAAACAGGTTTAAGAATGTTTAT GAAACactttttgatgaatttgtgCTAGCACATATTATTGGATGGTGGGGTAAGGCTATATTGATCCGCAACCAGCCCCTTCTATGGGTGTTATCAATAGGATTTGAGATGATGGAG TTTACATTTCGCCACATGTTACCAAATTTCAATGAGTGCTGGTGGGACAGTATAATTCTTGACATTTTGATCTGCAATTGGTTTG GTATCTGGGCAGGGATGAATACTGTCAGGCACTTTGACGGAAAAACATACAAGTGGGTTGGTCTAAGTCGTCAGcctaatatttttgaaaaa gtGAAACGAACATTTTTACAGTTTACACCAGCTCAGTGGGACAAAGATGAGTGGCACCCCCTGCTTGGTCCATGGCGTTTCTTTCAAGTTCTCACCCTTTGCATCATATTTTTGACAGTAGAGTTGAACACTTTCTTTTTGAAGTTTTGTCTTTGGGTTCCTCCACGGAACCCTGTGATTGTGTATAGGCTGATCTTGTGGTGGCTAATTGCAATACCAACAATTCGTGAGTACAACTCATACCTTCAAGACCG AAGTAAGGTGAAAAAGGTTGGAGCATTTTGTTGGCTTTCACTTGCTATCTGCATTGTTGAGCTTCTCATCTGCATCAAGTTTGGTCATG GATTATATCCTAAACCAATGCCTTTTTGGCTGGTAATGTTCTGGTCATCTGTTGGAGGGGCCCTTTTAATATTCCTCATCTTTTGGTCGTGGCAACTGCATCAAAGTTTAGGTAGAAAGAGGCGATAA
- the LOC142608114 gene encoding CDP-diacylglycerol--serine O-phosphatidyltransferase 1 isoform X2 encodes MDCMGIQASYRFLATYWCLFSYVRAQLNCWASGALDPDSGASGDVVTSVKRGVWAMIAVFLAYCLLQAPSTILIRPHPAIWRLVHGMAVVYLVALTFLLFQKRDDARQFMKFLHPDLGIELPERSYGADCRIYVPGNPTNRFKNVYETLFDEFVLAHIIGWWGKAILIRNQPLLWVLSIGFEMMEFTFRHMLPNFNECWWDSIILDILICNWFGIWAGMNTVRHFDGKTYKWVGLSRQPNIFEKVKRTFLQFTPAQWDKDEWHPLLGPWRFFQVLTLCIIFLTVELNTFFLKFCLWVPPRNPVIVYRLILWWLIAIPTIREYNSYLQDRSKVKKVGAFCWLSLAICIVELLICIKFGHGLYPKPMPFWLVMFWSSVGGALLIFLIFWSWQLHQSLGRKRR; translated from the exons ATGGACTGCATGGGCATACAGGCCTCGTACCGTTTCCTTGCTACTTATTGGTGCCTGTTTTCTTATGTGCGTGCTCAACTCAATTG CTGGGCAAGTGGAGCCCTTGATCCTGATAGTGGTGCCTCTGGTGATGTTGTTACATCTGTTAAAag GGGTGTATGGGCTATGATTGCAGTTTTTCTTGCCTATTGCTTGCTGCAAGCCCCATCTAC GATTCTTATTCGGCCACATCCTGCAATTTGGCGCCTAGTACATGGAATGGCTGTGGTGTACCTTGTTGCACTcacttttttgctttttcag AAGCGTGATGATGCTCGGCAATTTATGAAGTTTCTCCATCCTGATCTTGGCATTG AACTTCCAGAAAGATCATACGGTGCTGATTGCCGCATATATGTACCTGGGAATCCCACAAACAGGTTTAAGAATGTTTAT GAAACactttttgatgaatttgtgCTAGCACATATTATTGGATGGTGGGGTAAGGCTATATTGATCCGCAACCAGCCCCTTCTATGGGTGTTATCAATAGGATTTGAGATGATGGAG TTTACATTTCGCCACATGTTACCAAATTTCAATGAGTGCTGGTGGGACAGTATAATTCTTGACATTTTGATCTGCAATTGGTTTG GTATCTGGGCAGGGATGAATACTGTCAGGCACTTTGACGGAAAAACATACAAGTGGGTTGGTCTAAGTCGTCAGcctaatatttttgaaaaa gtGAAACGAACATTTTTACAGTTTACACCAGCTCAGTGGGACAAAGATGAGTGGCACCCCCTGCTTGGTCCATGGCGTTTCTTTCAAGTTCTCACCCTTTGCATCATATTTTTGACAGTAGAGTTGAACACTTTCTTTTTGAAGTTTTGTCTTTGGGTTCCTCCACGGAACCCTGTGATTGTGTATAGGCTGATCTTGTGGTGGCTAATTGCAATACCAACAATTCGTGAGTACAACTCATACCTTCAAGACCG AAGTAAGGTGAAAAAGGTTGGAGCATTTTGTTGGCTTTCACTTGCTATCTGCATTGTTGAGCTTCTCATCTGCATCAAGTTTGGTCATG GATTATATCCTAAACCAATGCCTTTTTGGCTGGTAATGTTCTGGTCATCTGTTGGAGGGGCCCTTTTAATATTCCTCATCTTTTGGTCGTGGCAACTGCATCAAAGTTTAGGTAGAAAGAGGCGATAA
- the LOC142606554 gene encoding LOW QUALITY PROTEIN: uncharacterized protein LOC142606554 (The sequence of the model RefSeq protein was modified relative to this genomic sequence to represent the inferred CDS: inserted 2 bases in 1 codon) — MTHCVRASKALVFTTVSHPFALKVRLLLPLFSSFHNCPASTTTIGIASGTATISETQYRDLIFDTIEEKPWAFCNNNWVSDQFRAVIVDPELFIRVLDSIRIRPRIALRFFRWVEGQPGFKRSEFAFCAMLEILVKNNLMRSAYWVVERVISVDMHGIVDVLVDGYVGYEVSVELLDLLLWVYTKKSMVEQCLLVFDKMIANGLLPDVKNCNRILRILRDRNLVTKAREVYRMMGESGIKLTIVSYNTLLDSYCKQGQVQQALELLSEMQRRGCFPDNVTYNVLINGLSKKGELEQAKGLIGEMLKSGLKVSAYTYNPLICGYCKKGLIVEALGFEEEMVIRGVTPTVATYNTLMYGLCMLGSMVDARQRFSDMLKKNVRPDIVSYNTLIYGYCRLGDIWEAFLLYSELRWRNLVPTVITYNTLIDGLCRLGDLDVARQIKNEMVNQGIRADVFTYTILVNGSCKMGNLAMAKDFFDEMLQEGLKPDRFAYTTRIVGELKLGDTLKALSMQEEMLAVGFPPDLITYNVFVNGLCKLGNLEEASDLLQKIVRDGLVPDHVTYTSIIHAHLENGQLRKAKELFNEMLSKGLSPSVVTYTVLIHAHAGRGNLELAYMFFLEMQGKGVLPNVITYNALINGLCKVRRMEQAYKIFVEMEEKGILPNKYTYTILINENCDMGNWQESFRLYVQMLDRQIQPDSCTHSALLKHLDKDYGVRAVQYLESLILDSKETSEVRPSTYKAISLVISLFQPLSHLHEKTIATFSYPSYFIRASSNRDSHDQNKQKLNNIRINGASSMSSMKPDTLSQPAGVVSTYNSFTSVNGNSITTEECRQNIPTKKQSVDPHRQGLIIEGGVGYRQTVVIRSYEVGPDKTPTLESILNLLQETALNHVWMSGLLSNGFGATHGMVRNNLIWVVSRMQVQVDHYPIWGEVVEIDTWVGVSGKNGMRRDWLVRSQATGHVFARATSTWVMMKQETRRLSKMPEEVRAEISPWFIDKQAIKEDCPGKIVKLDNKARYMDSNLKAKRSDLDMNHHVNNVKYVRWMLETIPDEILESHKLSTIILEYRRECGNSDIVQSLCQPVEGEILEDGLKHKNGISLNGFSLASESLEGSGLVXNFEKLPLRYTHLLQVKGEGGNEEIVRGRTTWKRKKPSKPITT; from the exons ATGACCCACTGTGTGCGAGCTTCTAAAGCTTTAGTCTTTACTACAGTTTCACACCCTTTTGCTCTCAAGGTACGTCTTTTATtgcctttgttttcttctttccaCAACTGTCCCGCTAGTACTACAACCATAGGCATAGCTTCTGGTACCGCTACAATCTCTGAGACCCAATACAGAGACCTTATTTTCGATACCATTGAAGAAAAGCCCTGGGCTTTTTGTAACAACAACTGGGTGTCTGATCAATTTCGAGCTGTTATTGTTGACCCCGAGTTGTTCATCCGAGTCCTTGATTCGATTCGGATTAGACCCAGAATTGCTTTGCGGTTCTTTCGATGGGTTGAGGGTCAACCGGGGTTTAAGCGGTCTGAGTTTGCGTTTTGTGCCATGCTTGAAATACTTGTGAAGAATAATTTGATGAGGTCGGCTTATTGGGTGGTGGAGAGGGTTATTAGTGTAGATATGCATGGAATTGTGGATGTTTTGGTTGATGGGTATGTGGGTTATGAGGTTTCGGTTGAGCTTCTCGATCTTTTGTTATGGGTTTATACGAAGAAATCCATGGTTGAGCAATGCTTGTTGGTTTTTGATAAGATGATAGCAAATGGGTTGTTGCCGGATGTCAAAAATTGTAATAGGATTCTTAGGATACTTAGGGATAGAAATCTTGTAACTAAAGCTAGAGAGGTTTATAGAATGATGGGGGAGAGTGGGATTAAGCTGACGATTGTTTCTTATAATACTTTGTTGGATTCGTATTGCAAGCAAGGGCAAGTGCAGCAAGCACTCGAGCTTTTGTCCGAGATGCAAAGGAGAGGATGCTTTCCGGATAATGTGACCTATAATGTGCTGATTAATGGGTTGTCAAAGAAAGGGGAGTTAGAGCAGGCCAAGGGGCTGATTGGGGAGATGTTGAAATCAGGATTGAAAGTTTCAGCTTACACATATAACCCATTGATTTGCGGGTATTGCAAGAAGGGATTAATTGTTGAGGCATTAGGTTTTGAGGAGGAGATGGTAATTAGAGGAGTTACCCCCACTGTGGCAACTTATAATACGTTAATGTATGGCCTTTGCATGTTGGGAAGCATGGTGGATGCTAGACAGCGGTTTTCTGATATGTTAAAGAAGAATGTGAGGCCAGATATAGTTTCATATAATACTCTGATATATGGGTATTGTAGGTTGGGGGATATTTGGGAGGCTTTTCTATTGTATAGTGAGTTACGATGGAGGAATCTTGTTCCTACTGTTATTACCTATAATACTCTTATAGATGGTCTTTGCAGGTTGGGGGACTTGGATGTAGCTCGGCagataaaaaatgaaatggTCAACCAAGGTATTCGCGCTGATGTTTTCACTTATACGATTCTGGTGAATGGGTCTTGCAAGATGGGGAATTTGGCAATGGCTAAGGATTTCTTCGATGAGATGTTGCAAGAAGGATTGAAGCCAGACCGCTTCGCATACACAACTCGGATAGTGGGTGAACTCAAACTTGGTGACACATTAAAGGCATTAAGTATGCAAGAAGAGATGCTAGCTGTGGGGTTCCCTCCTGATTTGATCACATACAATGTTTTCGTAAATGGGCTCTGTAAGTTGGGCAATTTGGAAGAAGCAAGTGACTTGTTGCAGAAAATAGTTCGTGATGGTCTTGTTCCTGATCATGTGACATATACTAGCATCATTCATGCGCATTTGGAAAATGGACAACTTAGGAAAGCCAAAGAGTTATTCAATGAGATGCTGAGTAAAGGCTTATCCCCTTCAGTAGTGACATACACTGTACTAATTCATGCGCATGCGGGTAGGGGGAATCTAGAACTGGCATATATGTTTTTCTTGGAGATGCAGGGGAAGGGTGTTTTGCCCAATGTGATCACCTACAATGCTCTGATAAATGGTCTTTGCAAAGTTAGGAGAATGGAGCaggcttacaaaatttttgtggAGATGGAAGAAAAAGGAATACTTCCAAATAAGTATACCTACACGATTTTAATAAATGAGAACTGTGACATGGGCAACTGGCAAGAATCTTTTAGATTGTACGTGCAGATGCTGGATAGACAAATTCAGCCTGATTCTTGTACACACAGTGCACTTCTAAAACATCTAGACAAAGATTACGGAGTGCGTGCAGTCCAGTACCTTGAGAGTTTAATTCTAGATAGCAAAGAAACTTCTGAAGTAAGG CCTTCAACCTATAAAGCTATTTCATTGGTCATTTCTCTGTTCCAACCTTTATCCCATTTACATGAGAAAACAATTGCTACTTTCTCATATCCATCCTATTTTATAAGGGCATCTTCCAATAGAGATAGCCATGACCAAAACAAGCAAAAGCTAAACAACATAAGAATAAATGGAGCTTCTAGTATGTCCTCTATGAAGCCTGATACACTGAGCCAACCTGCTGGAGTTGTAAGCACATACAATTCATTTACTTCTGTTAACGGAAATAGCATCACCACAGAAGAGTGTCGCCAAAATATTCCAACAAAGAAGCAATCTGTGGATCCTCATCGCCAAGGGCTCATCATCGAAGGAGGTGTCGGGTACAGGCAGACTGTTGTCATAAGGTCCTATGAAGTTGGTCCTGATAAAACTCCAACTCTTGAGAGCATCCTCAATCTTCTTCAg GAAACAGCATTAAATCATGTGTGGATGTCTGGTCTTTTGAGCAATGGATTTGGTGCCACACATGGAATGGTGAGGAACAATCTTATATGGGTTGTCTCAAGGATGCAAGTTCAAGTGGATCACTATCCAATTTG GGGAGAGGTAGTGGAAATTGATACATGGGTTGGAGTATCAGGGAAAAATGGAATGCGACGAGATTGGCTTGTCAGAAGCCAAGCCACAGGCCATGTTTTTGCACGTGCCACCAG CACCTGGGTGATGATGAAGCAGGAAACAAGGCGCCTCTCAAAAATGCCAGAAGAAGTGAGGGCTGAAATATCACCCTGGTTTATAGACAAACAAGCAATCAAAGAAGATTGTCCCGGGAAAATTGTTAAGTTGGACAATAAAGCAAGATATATGGACTCCAATTTGAAG GCCAAGAGAAGTGATTTGGACATGAACCACCATGTAAACAATGTGAAGTACGTAAGGTGGATGCTTGAG ACCATCCCAGATGAGATTTTGGAGTCTCACAAACTGTCCACTATCATACTAGAATATAGAAGGGAATGTGGGAATTCAGACATAGTTCAGTCACTTTGCCAACCGGTCGAAGGTGAAATTCTTGAAGATGGattgaaacataaaaatggCATTAGTCTAAATGGATTTTCTCTGGCATCAGAAAGTCTTGAAGGTAGTGGACTCGT TAACTTTGAGAAGCTACCATTAAGGTATACACATCTCCTCCAAGTTAAAGGTGAGGGTGGAAATGAAGAGATTGTTAGAGGAAGAACCACATGGAAGAGAAagaaaccctccaagcctatCACCACATAG